In Ipomoea triloba cultivar NCNSP0323 chromosome 15, ASM357664v1, one genomic interval encodes:
- the LOC116005760 gene encoding uncharacterized protein LOC116005760, producing MKTGESSNPGQMSPGGGSSRASPSQGAHTEAQPNTSQDPVAPVRIPISTSMENPNLNPYLGGGLGFQFPPQLQGAGMQNFPHLLNPNFFTNPMFDPYQNFPQRAQPYFYQRAQNFQPMATHLAPQFEEEDCIAYPGIEANNFELKTSMINLVQANQFGGSKLEDPKAHITHFDRICQTIKMNGVSMDAIKLRLFPFSLRDQALSWLNSFGPNHFNTWDQLYKSFMQEYYPPSKAAKLKKQIQNFQQFGSENLYEAWKRFKDLRRQCPRNLLSPGDFISSFYEGLLDNYKIVLDTSSMGGVFLDMTPDHGEQLIERITANTAYWYNERVEQPRKEKAVGMFEVDEKVAMQAQLDSIQHMLKEMVLNKKANAQSVISSSQMPPTPQAYSMVQPTTPSPPPSSTMAMVLSCAICGGAHASQSCQLLELGSHNSYSTVEQVDMIGYQRPQGQAQWRNQVNPSWSNQGFQGRNPPPGFQGNQGFRGGYQGNQQWRGNQGHGTSQANTQNQQGFSQSSQDPDMKTFMNMIMTQMSKLQTEVEGLRAQQQGGGAQASTQPSFNGKLPASTENPRNQVNAVVTRSGKSLTDPPFPDDNIALENEGKEKELLPQKRDPEGQVQTKEDTSRDPEGQVQTKEDTSQGKKGQVQTKEDTSQGKKNKGQTKEDTSQGKKNKGKTKEDTSQGKKNKGNQIDDSVIPCNLLPFPQRLWKSKETERENKFKMILDKLEISMPFVDAVTQIPSYKKFLKDILSNKKKLEKSAVIDLSEGALACAAIQKNLPPKLKDPGSFAIPCIVGGFVVGRALCDLGASVSLMPYSLCKRLNLGEPKPTTMTLQMADRSIKRPVGVLEDIPVMIDQYYIPGDFVILDIEEDAKVPIILGRPFLATAGAIIDVKRGKLVMEVADHKIEFDIFKMAKHQPTYIDECNMVEICEVNPSEVLKIDKEYSIVEELLEKFGIYTQKEMDTCEQGIFDQGEAGERIFAALDPLGEEHAPKVELKPLPPSLRYVFLGSNSTYPVIVNSSLHSDEIDKLLNVLRKHRRVIGYTIGDLIGIDPKYCMHRIYLEENAKPTVEPLRRLNPNLKDVVKKEILKLLEADIIYPISNSKWVSPIHVVPKKGGITVIENDNNELIPTRLVTGHRMCIDYRKLNKFTRKDHYPLPFIDQLLERMSKNEYFFFNRKAKRCVELVDFSTLVAARES from the exons ATGAAGACCGGTGAATCTAGCAACCCAGGCCAAATGTCTCCCGGAGGAGGTAGTTCCCGAGCAAGCCCGAGTCAAGGAGCACACACGGAGGCTCAACCCAATACCTCTCAAGATCCAGTGGCACCGGTACGAATACCAATCTCTACCTCCATGGAAAATCCGAATCTAAATCCTTATTTAGGAGGAGGATTAGGTTTTCAATTTCCACCGCAACTACAAGGGGCCGGGATGCAAAATTTTCCTCATCTTTTGAACCCAAATTTCTTCACAAACCCTATGTTTGACCCATACCAGAATTTCCCTCAAAGAGCCCAACCTTACTTCTACCAAAGAGCACAAAATTTTCAACCCATGGCTACTCATCTGGCTCCccaatttgaagaagaagattgcaTTGCCTATCCCGGAATCGAGGCCAATAACTTTGAACTCAAGACTTCCATGATCAACTTGGTGCAAGCAAATCAATTTGGAGGTTCAAAGTTGGAAGATCCTAAGGCGCATATCACCCATTTCGATAGAATATGCCAAACTATCAAGATGAATGGGGTGTCTATGGATGCAATCAAGCTGCGATTGTTCCCATTTTCGTTGAGGGATCAGGCTCTGAGTTGGCTCAATTCCTTCGGGCCAAATCATTTCAACACATGGGACCAACTGTACAAATCTTTCATGCAAGAATACTATCCACCCTCCAAGGCTGCAAAATTGAAGAAGCAAATCCAGAATTTCCAGCAATTCGGAAGTGAAAATCTGTACGAGGCATGGAAGAGGTTCAAGGATCTCAGGAGGCAGTGTCCTAGGAATCTCCTATCTCCTGGGGATTTCATTTCATCTTTTTACGAAGGATTGCTGGACAACTACAAGATAGTGTTGGATACTTCTTCTATGGGGGGAGTGTTTCTTGATATGACGCCCGATCATGGAGAGCAGCTGATAGAAAGAATCACAGCCAACACTGCGTATTGGTACAATGAAAGAGTCGAGCAACCAAGGAAAGAGAAAGCAGTAGGTATGTTTGAAGTGGATGAGAAGGTTGCCATGCAAGCCCAACTGGATTCGATCCAACACATGTTGAAAGAAATGGTGTTGAATAAGAAGGCAAATGCTCAGTCAGTCATTTCCTCATCCCAGATGCCACCCACACCACAAGCCTACTCGATGGTACAACCAACAACTCCAAGCCCACCACCATCTTCAACTATGGCTATGGTGCTCAGTTGCGCTATTTGTGGCGGTGCTCATGCTTCTCAAAGTTGTCAACTATTGGAACTTGGCAGCCACAACTCTTATTCAACTGTAGAGCAAGTTGACATGATTGGATACCAAAGACCTCAAGGCCAAGCGCAATGGAGGAATCAAGTCAATCCTTCTTGGAGCAATCAAGGTTTTCAAGGGAGAAATCCACCTCCTGGTTTTCAAGGCAACCAAGGCTTTAGAGGTGGATATCAAGGCAACCAGCAATGGAGAGGAAATCAAGGACATGGTACGAGCCAAGCAAATACTCAGAATCAGCAAGGGTTTTCACAATCATCTCAAGATCCGGATATGAAAACCTTCATGAACATGATTATGACACAAATGAGTAAATTGCAAACCGAAGTTGAAGGTCTTCGAGCTCAACAACAAGGAGGAGGTGCCCAAGCTTCTACCCAACCTTCATTTAATGGTAAACTTCCAGCAAGCACTGAAAATCCTAGGAATCAAGTCAATGCTGTTGTAACTAGAAGCGGGAAGTCTTTAACTGATCCACCCTTTCCAGATGATAACATTGCTCTTGAAAatgaagggaaagaaaaagaacttcTACCACAAAAAAGAGATCCTGAAGGACAAGTGCAGACAAAGGAGGATACTAGCCGAGATCCTGAAGGACAAGTGCAGACAAAGGAGGATACTAGCCAAGGTAAAAAAGGACAAGTGCAGACAAAGGAGGATACTAGCCAAGGTAAAAAGAACAAGGGGCAGACAAAGGAGGATACTAGCCAAGGTAAAAAGAACAAGGGCAAGACAAAGGAGGATACTAGCCAAGGTAAAAAGAACAAGGGCAACCAAATTGATGATTCAGTGATTCCTTGCAACTTATTGCCATTTCCACAAAG GTTGTGGAAGTCCAAAGAAACCGAGAGGGAGAACAAATTCAAAATGATTCTTGACAAGTTGGAAATATCTATGCCTTTTGTGGATGCTGTTACTCAAATACCATCatacaagaaattcttgaaggatATTTTGAGTAATAAAAAGAAGCTGGAGAAGAGTGCAGTGATAGATCTTAGTGAGGGAGCATTGGCATGCGCTGCAATACAAAAGAATCTACCACCGAAGTTGAAGGATCCTGGAAGTTTTGCTATTCCATGTATCGTTGGAGGATTTGTTGTGGGTCGTGCTCTATGTGATCTCGGAGCTAGTGTGAGCCTCATGCCTTACTCCCTTTGCAAGAGGCTTAACCTTGGAGAGCCGAAACCCACTACCATGACACTTCAAATGGCGGATCGCTCAATAAAGCGCCCAGTGGGAGTATTAGAAGACATCCCAGTAATGATCGATCAATACTACATCCCGGGAGATTTTGTGATTCTTGACATTGAGGAAGATGCCAAGGTACCCATAATCCTTGGTAGACCATTTCTAGCCACAGCTGGGGCGATCATTGATGTAAAAAGGGGGAAGCTTGTTATGGAAGTGGCCGATCACAagattgaatttgatatattcaaaatggccaAACACCAACCAACTTACATTGATGAATGCAATATGGTGGAAATTTGTGAGGTAAACCCTAGTGAAGTCTTGAAGATTGACAAGGAGTATTCGATTGTTGAAGAACTTCTTGAGAAATTTGGAATCTACACCCAAAAGGAGATGGACACATGCGAGCAAGGGATTTTTGATCAAGGTGAGGCTGGAGAAAGAATTTTTGCTGCTCTTGACCCGCTAGGAGAGGAACATGCACCAAAGGTAGAACTAAAACCTTTACCTCCTAGCCTAAGGTATGTTTTTCTAGGTTCTAACTCCACTTATCCTGTAATTGTTAATTCTTCTTTGCATAGTGATGAAATTGATAAGCTGCTTAATGTGCTTAGAAAACATAGGAGGGTAATTGGTTATACTATTGGTGATTTAATTGGCATTGATCCTAAGTACTGCATGcatagaatttatttagaagAGAATGCCAAACCTACTGTTGAACCCCTTAGGAGATTAAATCCCAATTTGAAGGATGTAGTTAAGaaggaaattttgaaattgctTGAGGCCGACATTATATACCCTATTTCGAACAGCAAGTGGGTGAGTCCCATACATGTTGTTCCGAAAAAGGGCGGTATAACGGTCATTGAAAATGACAATAATGAGTTGATTCCTACTAGACTTGTTACTGGTCATAGAATGTGCATTGATTACAGAAAATTGAATAAGTTTACTAGGAAAGATCATTACCCCCTTCCATTTATTGATCAATTGCTTGAGAGAATGTCCAAGAATGAATACTTCT TTTTTAACAGGAAGGCTAAAAGATGTGTAGAACTAGTGGACTTCTCTACTCTTGTTGCTGCACGAGAATCATAG
- the LOC116006191 gene encoding malate dehydrogenase [NADP], chloroplastic-like isoform X1: MSCPIGHKWGKALNAVASRNVKVIVVGNPCNTNALICLKNAPGIPAKNFHALTKLDENQAKCQVPDSLNAKINGLPVKEVIKEILSGLRNSLQKRSRRLKIWGV, from the exons ATGAGCTGCCCTATTGGACATAAATGG GGAAAAGCTCTGAATGCTGTTGCATCACGCAATGTCAAAGTGATAGTAGTTGGCAACCCTTGCAATACCAA TGCGTTGATTTGTTTGAAAAATGCTCCAGGCATACCAGCAAAGAACTTTCATGCTTTAACTAAGTTAGATGAAAACCAAGCAAAATGCCAG GTTCCTGATTCTCTAAATGCTAAAATAAATGGATTGCCTGTAAAAGAGGTTATTAAAGAGATACTAAGTGGCTTGAGGAATAGTTTACAGAAAAGGTCCAGAAG gtTGAAAATCTGGGGCGTTTAA
- the LOC116006191 gene encoding malate dehydrogenase [NADP], chloroplastic-like isoform X2, which yields MGKSSECCCITQCQSDSSWQPLQYQVTLYLFFSHLCQGIPAKNFHALTKLDENQAKCQVPDSLNAKINGLPVKEVIKEILSGLRNSLQKRSRRLKIWGV from the exons ATGG GGAAAAGCTCTGAATGCTGTTGCATCACGCAATGTCAAAGTGATAGTAGTTGGCAACCCTTGCAATACCAAGTAACATTATACCTTTTCTTTTCTCATTTATGCCAAG GCATACCAGCAAAGAACTTTCATGCTTTAACTAAGTTAGATGAAAACCAAGCAAAATGCCAG GTTCCTGATTCTCTAAATGCTAAAATAAATGGATTGCCTGTAAAAGAGGTTATTAAAGAGATACTAAGTGGCTTGAGGAATAGTTTACAGAAAAGGTCCAGAAG gtTGAAAATCTGGGGCGTTTAA